In Streptomyces liangshanensis, the DNA window CGGGCAGCCGGTGTACGAGCAGCCTCAGACGCAGCAGTACGACGCTTACGGTCAGCCGCAACAGCAGGCTTACGACCCCTACGGTCAGCAGCCTTCGCAGGCGCCGACGCAGCCGCAGTCGTACGACAACTACGGCGTGCAGCAGGCCCCTCAGCAGCCCCAATCGCCCCAACAGCCCCAGCAGCAGGACGGCTACGGGTACGACGGGTACGGCTACGACACCGGGCAGCAGCAGCACGTCCAGCAACCCGTCCAGCAGCCCGTGGCCGTCGACGCGACCCAGCAGTGGATCCCGCAGCAGCAGGAGCCCCAGCAGGACCCACCGCGGGAGTCCCAGCAGCAGCCGCCGCCCCGGCAGGCCGCGCCCGAGGCCGGGCAGGCCGCCGTACCCGAGCAGCGCCGCCCCGCCGTGGACGAGCAGTTCGCCTTCACCGAGGAGCCCGACGAGGACTCCGAGGACGTCATCGACTGGCTCAAGTTCACGGAAAGCCGCTCCGAGCGGCGCGAGGAGGCCAAGCGCCGGGGCCGCTCCCGGGTGGTGGCCCTGGTCGTCGCCGTCGCGCTGGTCGTCGCGGGCGGGGTCGGCTACCTCTGGTACGCGGGCAAGCTGCCCGGATCCGGCGCCGCGGACACCAAGGGGAGCACCGCCGCGGGCGGCGCGCAGAAGCGCGACGTGATCGTCGTCCACCTGCACAACACCAAGGCGAAGGGCACCTCCACCGCGCTGCTCGTCAACAACGCCACCACCGGCCAGGGCACCACCATCCTGCTCCCCAACTCCCTCTCCGTGGAGGGCGACGACGGCACCGGTGTCACGCTCGCCAAGTCCGTCGACGACGACGGCTCCGACACCACCCGCAAGGCCCTCGGCACCCTCCTCGGCACCGACATCTCCGGCACCTGGCGGCTCGACACCCCGTACCTGGACAGCCTCGTCCAGCTCGTCGGCAACATCGACCTGACCACCGACACCGACGTGCCCGGCGCGAAGAAGGGCGACCAGCCCCTGGTACGGAAGGGCGAGAACCAGACCCTCAGCGGCAAGGCGGCCGTCGCCTACGCCACGTACCAGGGACCCGGCGAGCCCGAGACCAAGCAGCTCCAGCGCTTCGGCCAGGTCCTCCAGGGGGTGCTGCGGAAGATGTCCGACGACCCCAAGGCCGCGACGGTCACCGTGCAGACCCTCGGGCAGATCCTCGACCCGTCGCTGACCGAGGCCGACCTCGGCGCCGCCCTCGCCAAGCTGTCCCTGCACGCGAAGGAGGGCGACTACAAGACGGCCGTCCTGCCCGTGCAGCCCGACGGCACCCTCAGCGACGCCGCCGTCTCCGGTGTGGTGAAGGACATTCTCGGCGGCTCGGTGAGCGCCCCGGAGAAGGGCAGCGCCCTGCGCGTGGGGGTCAAGGACGCCAGCGGCGGCAGCAGCGCGTCCGAGGCCGCCCGTACCGCGGTGATCAACGGCGGCTACAGCTACGTGGACGCCGGATCGGCGGGTGCGGAGACGTCCTCGCAGGTCATCTACGGTGACGCGGCGATCAAGGAACAGGCCGTGGAGGTCGCGAAGACCCTCGGACTGCCGACCGACGCCGTGAAGAAGGGCACCCCCGCCGCCAACGTCGACGTGTCGGTCGTCCTCGGCCAGGACTACGCGCCGAACTGAGTCCCGCCCCGCCCCGGCCGCCTTCGGCGCGGCCGGGGCGCGAGAGCTGCGCCCGGCGTCGGCGGTCCGTGAGATCCTGGTTCTCTCCACGACCGCCGACACGAAAGCCTGCTTGTGACCGCAACCGAACGTTCCGTCGAGCTCGTCACCGTCGCCGCCCAGGCGGCCGCCGACCGGCTCGGGCACGACATCATCGCGTACGACGTCAGCGACGTGCTGTCGATCACGGACGCCTTCCTCCTCGCGTCCGCGCCCAACGACCGCCAGGTCAAGTCGATCGTCGACGAGATCGAGGAGCAGATCCAGAAGCAGCTCGGCGTCAAGCCGGTGCGCCGTGAGGGCGACCGCGACGCCCGCTGGATCCTGCTCGACTATGTCGACATCGTCGTCCACGTGCAGCACACCGAGGAGCGTGTCTTCTACGCCCTGGAGCGGCTGTGGAAGGACTGCCCCGAGCTGCCCCTGCCCGAGGACGCCGTGAAGACCCGCACGAAGGCCGCCGAGCCCGCCGGGATCGCCGGTGAC includes these proteins:
- a CDS encoding LCP family protein — translated: MNDQQQPYDPYDPYYAQPRLVGYDEYGQPVYEQPQTQQYDAYGQPQQQAYDPYGQQPSQAPTQPQSYDNYGVQQAPQQPQSPQQPQQQDGYGYDGYGYDTGQQQHVQQPVQQPVAVDATQQWIPQQQEPQQDPPRESQQQPPPRQAAPEAGQAAVPEQRRPAVDEQFAFTEEPDEDSEDVIDWLKFTESRSERREEAKRRGRSRVVALVVAVALVVAGGVGYLWYAGKLPGSGAADTKGSTAAGGAQKRDVIVVHLHNTKAKGTSTALLVNNATTGQGTTILLPNSLSVEGDDGTGVTLAKSVDDDGSDTTRKALGTLLGTDISGTWRLDTPYLDSLVQLVGNIDLTTDTDVPGAKKGDQPLVRKGENQTLSGKAAVAYATYQGPGEPETKQLQRFGQVLQGVLRKMSDDPKAATVTVQTLGQILDPSLTEADLGAALAKLSLHAKEGDYKTAVLPVQPDGTLSDAAVSGVVKDILGGSVSAPEKGSALRVGVKDASGGSSASEAARTAVINGGYSYVDAGSAGAETSSQVIYGDAAIKEQAVEVAKTLGLPTDAVKKGTPAANVDVSVVLGQDYAPN
- the rsfS gene encoding ribosome silencing factor, producing MTATERSVELVTVAAQAAADRLGHDIIAYDVSDVLSITDAFLLASAPNDRQVKSIVDEIEEQIQKQLGVKPVRREGDRDARWILLDYVDIVVHVQHTEERVFYALERLWKDCPELPLPEDAVKTRTKAAEPAGIAGDADGELS